Proteins found in one Sorghum bicolor cultivar BTx623 chromosome 1, Sorghum_bicolor_NCBIv3, whole genome shotgun sequence genomic segment:
- the LOC8078814 gene encoding G-type lectin S-receptor-like serine/threonine-protein kinase At2g19130: MCSWRHLALLFLLPCLFGRPSSSAAASDSLSAGDSLTGNRTLVSAGEKFELGFFSPAGNSTYYVGIWYKRIPGQTVVWVMNRDSPIADPSSAELTVAQDGSLLLLVVTGNRSKKTTVWSSNSTRPCDEGTAVAVLLDTGNLVLRGRCRRGGNSSAIIWQSFDHPTDTLVPGGWVGLNKSTGAYQALRSWRSATDPSTGLYMDRVDPHGSAQYVFLWNGTTVYHDIGAWNGRYFVPIPEMGTSPAKYTFVFVNSSDEVSYSFRVVDPSTVSRLVMSPHGQLTMYDWSDASGQWLLHWATPTSQCDVYSVCGPFGLCDVSSSQYCRCLPGFHPAAQGDWVNQLWSAGCARKTTLQCGGNASSTDGFLPLQNVQLPGPGSYSLVAAAGSSGDCASACLRNCSCTAYAYADSCLVWDGDLRNVQQLSVGDAGASTLFLRVAAADLVAANQRDGRFRIIGVSSAIALAILCLLLFVLARVRRRDETVHHDGSLIVFSYGYLAQCTKNYSQKVGMGSFGSVYRGTLPDHTVVAVKRLEGSAQGEKQFRTEVRTLGTIQHVNLVRLRGFCATRHERLLVYDYMPNGSLASVLSGHSFRLLDWRARFGIMAGVARGLAYLHEQCQERIVHCDVKPENILLDAGFCPKVADFGMAKLIGRDFSQALTTARGTVGYLAPEWILGLPITAKADVYSYGMMLLELISGRRNRDAAAPGGGGCYFPLWAATKVREGQFLALLDERLAGDADVEELGRACNVACWCIQQSEALRPTMWQVVQVLEGSLRVGTAPVPRFLEHLLVEDSCTSYNLELRV, translated from the coding sequence ATGTGTTCGTGGCGCCATCTCGCCCTGCTCTTCTTGCTCCCGTGCTTGTTCGGGAGGCCGTCGTCATCTGCCGCGGCGAGCGACTCGCTCTCCGCTGGAGATTCTCTCACCGggaaccggacgctggtgtcggCGGGAGAAAAGTTCGAGCTGGGCTTCTTCTCCCCGGCCGGAAACTCCACCTACTACGTCGGCATATGGTACAAGCGGATCCCGGGACAGACCGTCGTCTGGGTGATGAACAGAGACTCCCCGATCGCCGACCCGTCGTCCGCGGAGCTCACCGTGGCTCAGGACGGCAGCTTACTCCTCCTAGTCGTAACGGGAAACCGGTCGAAGAAGACGACGGTTTGGTCATCCAACTCGACACGTCCGTGCGACGAAGGCACGGCCGTGGCGGTACTCCTCGACACCGGCAACTTGGTCCTGCGTGGCCGGTGCCGGCGGGGCGGCAACTCGTCGGCGATCATCTGGCAGAGCTTCGACCACCCGACCGACACGCTGGTGCCAGGCGGCTGGGTCGGGCTGAACAAGAGCACCGGCGCGTACCAGGCGCTCCGGTCGTGGCGGAGCGCCACCGACCCGTCCACGGGGCTGTACATGGACCGGGTCGACCCGCACGGATCGGCCCAGTACGTCTTCCTGTGGAACGGCACGACCGTCTACCACGACATCGGCGCCTGGAACGGGCGCTACTTCGTCCCCATCCCCGAGATGGGCACGTCGCCGGCCAAGTACACGTTCGTCTTCGTCAACAGCAGCGACGAGGTGAGCTACTCGTTCCGCGTCGTTGACCCGTCGACCGTCTCGAGGCTGGTGATGAGCCCTCACGGGCAGCTCACCATGTACGACTGGTCCGACGCGTCCGGGCAGTGGCTGCTGCACTGGGCGACCCCCACGTCGCAGTGCGACGTGTACTCCGTGTGCGGGCCGTTCGGCCTCTGCGACGTGTCCAGCTCGCAGTACTGCCGGTGCTTGCCGGGGTTCCACCCCGCGGCGCAGGGGGACTGGGTCAACCAGCTCTGGAGCGCCGGCTGCGCGAGGAAGACGACCTTGCAGTGCGGCGGCAACGCGTCGTCGACGGATGGGTTTCTCCCGCTGCAAAATGTCCAGTTGCCCGGGCCCGGCAGCTACTCCCTGGTGGCGGCTGCTGGCAGCTCCGGAGACTGTGCATCGGCGTGCCTGAGAAACTGCTCTTGCACGGCTTATGCCTATGCGGACAGCTGCTTGGTGTGGGACGGTGACCTTCGCAACGTTCAGCAGCTCTCCGTCGGCGATGCCGGGGCTTCTACGCTGTTCCTCAGAGTCGCCGCCGCCGACCTTGTTGCTGCAAACCAGAGAGATGGTCGTTTTCGCATTATTGGCGTGTCCTCAGCTATTGCTCTCGCGATACTCTGCCTGCTGCTCTTTGTTCTTGCCAGGGTTCGACGCCGTGACGAGACCGTGCACCATGACGGCTCTCTCATCGTGTTCAGCTATGGTTACCTCGCGCAGTGCACGAAGAACTACTCACAGAAGGTGGGGATGGGCAGCTTCGGCTCCGTGTACAGAGGGACGCTCCCTGACCACACCGTGGTAGCCGTGAAGCGGCTCGAGGGTTCCGCGCAGGGGGAGAAGCAGTTCCGCACGGAGGTCAGGACGCTGGGCACGATCCAGCACGTCAATCTCGTCCGCCTCCGAGGGTTCTGCGCCACGAGGCACGAGAGGCTCCTGGTCTACGACTACATGCCCAACGGTTCCCTGGCGTCCGTGCTGTCGGGCCACAGCTTCAGGCTGCTGGACTGGCGCGCCAGGTTCGGGATCATGGCCGGCGTCGCGCGCGGGCTGGCCTACCTCCACGAGCAGTGCCAGGAGCGGATCGTGCACTGCGACGTCAAGCCGGAGAACATCCTCCTCGACGCCGGGTTCTGCCCCAAGGTGGCGGACTTCGGCATGGCGAAGCTGATCGGGCGCGACTTCAGCCAGGCGCTGACGACCGCGCGCGGCACGGTGGGGTACCTGGCGCCGGAGTGGATCCTGGGCCTCCCCATCACGGCCAAGGCCGACGTGTACAGCTACGGGATGATGCTCCTGGAGCTCATCTCCGGGCGGAGGAACCGTGACGCCGCGgcgcccggcggcggcggctgctacTTCCCGCTCTGGGCCGCGACCAAGGTCCGCGAGGGGCAGTTCCTGGCGCTGCTGGACGAGCGCCTGGCGGGGGACGCGGACGTGGAGGAGCTCGGCCGCGCGTGCAACGTCGCGTGCTGGTGCATACAGCAGAGCGAGGCGCTCAGGCCGACCATGTGGCAGGTGGTGCAGGTCCTGGAGGGATCGCTCCGCGTGGGCACCGCGCCCGTGCCGAGGTTCCTCGAGCATTTGTTGGTGGAGGATTCAtgtacatcttataatttggaattgaGGGTGTAA
- the LOC8054297 gene encoding uncharacterized protein LOC8054297, which translates to MTTRSNGDGHGHGGAGSWYPQRRPHYGYGGGSASFRGCCCCLFLLLTFLALLALAVALVVVLVVKPRKPQFDLNQVSVQYLLVASPTSPAASSPAGVPPAAPGAAYLSLNITLLFTAENPNKVGIRYGATAFDVMYHGVPLGVAAVPGFEQPAHSTRLLQTRVIVDRFNVLQTDAQDLIRDAAINDRVELRITGDVGAKILVLGFSSPKVQVSVDCAIAISPRSQSLKYKQCGVDGLSV; encoded by the exons ATGACGACCCGATCCAACGGCGAtggccacggccacggcggcGCGGGGTCCTGGTACCCGCAGCGCCGCCCGCACTACGGGTACGGCGGCGGGTCCGCCTCCTtccgcggctgctgctgctgcctcttCCTGCTGCTCACCTTCCTGGCGCTCCTCGCCCTGGCCGTCGCGCTCGTCGTCGTGCTCGTGGTGAAGCCCCGCAAGCCGCAGTTCGACCTCAACCAGGTGTCCGTGCAGTACCTCCTCGTGGCCTCGCCCACGTCCCCCGCGGCGTCGTCCCCGGCCGGCGTGCCCCCCGCCGCCCCGGGCGCCGCCTACCTCTCCCTCAACATCACGCTGCTCTTCACCGCCGAGAACCCCAACAAGGTGGGCATCCGGTACGGCGCCACCGCGTTCGACGTCATGTACCACGGGGTGCCGCTCGGGGTGGCGGCGGTGCCCGGGTTCGAGCAGCCCGCGCACAGCACCCGCCTGCTCCAGACCCGCGTCATTGTCGACCGCTTCAACGTGCTCCAGACCGACGCGCAGGATCTCATCCGCGACGCCGCGATCAACGACCGCGTCGAGCTCCGCATCACCGGCGACGTCGGTGCGAAGATCCTCGTGCTCGGCTTCTCCTCGCCAAAAGTGCAG GTGTCGGTGGATTGCGCGATCGCCATCAGCCCGAGGAGCCAGTCGCTGAAATACAAGCAGTGCGGCGTTGACGGGCTAAGCGTGTAG
- the LOC8078815 gene encoding eukaryotic translation initiation factor NCBP — translation MEAAVEKKEAEQEEQQLPHARKDDAPAAAEEDEADAEETERRNRDLKAGLHPLRRKLVLWYTRRTPGARSQAYEDNIKKIIDFSTVESFWVCYCHLARPSSLPSPTDLHLFKDGIRPLWEDPANQNGGKWIIRFKKAVSGRFWEDLVLVLVGDQLEYSDDVCGVVLSVRFNEDILSVWNRNASDHQAVMALRDSIKRHLKLPHSYLMEYKPHDASRRDNSSYRNTWLRG, via the exons ATGGAGGCGgcggtggagaagaaggaggccgagcaggaggagcagcagctacCGCACGCGCGGAAGGATGacgcgcccgccgccgccgaggaagACGAAGCGGATGCGGAGGAGACCGAGCGCCGCAACCGCGACCTCAAGGCTGGCCTCCACCCCCTTAGG CGCAAACTCGTGCTCTGGTACACCCGCCGGACGCCTGGAGCGAGGTCGCAGGCGTACGAGGACAACATCAAGAAGATCATCGATTTCAGCACA GTCGAATCGTTCTGGGTTTGCTACTGCCACCTTGCGCGCCCTTCTTCACTGCCGAGCCCCACTGACCTTCATCTCTTTAAGGACGGCATCCGTCCCCTCTGGGAG GATCCTGCAAATCAGAATGGTGGCAAGTGGATAATTAGATTCAAAAAGGCAGTTTCAGGTCGTTTCTGGGAGGATTTG GTGCTGGTGCTAGTAGGCGACCAACTTGAATATAGTGATGATGTTTGTGGTGTTGTGCTTAGTGTCCGTTTCAATGAAGACATTCTGAGCGTCTGGAATCGGAACGCATCAGACCATCAG GCTGTGATGGCATTGAGGGATTCTATCAAGAGGCACCTCAAGCTGCCACACAGCTATCTGATGGAGTACAAACCACATGATGCTTCGCGGCGTGACAACTCGTCCTACAGGAACACATGGCTGAGAGGATAA